A portion of the Fusobacterium perfoetens ATCC 29250 genome contains these proteins:
- a CDS encoding DUF2628 domain-containing protein, translating to MDEKLYRNLDILEAYIGTPEKFQWYEKAFDKYDVNGIEKIAWNWSWYAFFSTPIYLLYRKCYIAGIIFWILQFFTNIYYGFTGVILSIILAGIAPMLVFKRYKRVVKQIQEVESNPNLRIEMARDLGGVNKTARNLGIIFQITLLSSLLLSLILYFGTMASIINYY from the coding sequence ATGGATGAAAAATTATATAGAAATTTAGATATATTAGAAGCTTATATAGGAACACCTGAAAAATTTCAATGGTATGAGAAAGCTTTTGATAAATATGATGTTAATGGCATAGAAAAAATAGCTTGGAATTGGTCTTGGTATGCTTTTTTCTCCACTCCTATTTATCTACTTTATAGAAAATGTTATATAGCAGGAATTATTTTTTGGATTCTTCAATTTTTCACAAATATCTATTATGGATTCACCGGAGTTATTCTTTCAATAATTTTAGCTGGAATAGCTCCAATGTTGGTTTTTAAAAGATATAAAAGAGTTGTAAAGCAAATCCAAGAAGTTGAGAGTAATCCTAATTTAAGAATTGAAATGGCTAGAGATTTAGGCGGAGTTAACAAAACAGCAAGAAATTTAGGAATTATTTTTCAAATAACCTTACTATCTTCTTTATTACTTTCTTTAATATTATATTTTGGAACTATGGCTTCTATAATTAATTACTATTAA
- the htpG gene encoding molecular chaperone HtpG — MRKQTENFQAETKELLNLMIHSIYTNKEIFLRELISNASDAIDKLKFKSLTDTELLKDSKDFKIEIKVDKDKNQLIIEDTGIGMTFNEVNENIGTIAKSGSKAFIEKFKEAKENEQLDIIGQFGVGFYSAFMVSSDITLYTKSPYSDVTIKWSSKGDGTYEIEEIENLEDLKRGTRIVLTINEESKEFLEDYKIRTVVRKHSNSIKYPIYFGEEKLNDETPLWKKDKKDITEEQYNEFYKNTFYDHEDPLLHFHLKVQGSLEYTALIYIPKRTPMDFYTRDYKRGLQLYTKNVFIMENAESLIPEYFSFMKGIVDTDNLSLNISREILQQDNELIKISKNIEKKIETELKKLIKDDREKYITLWETFGRTIKFGVQDMFGINKEKLQDLLIFKSSFEDKYTTLKEYVERMKEEQKEIYYVTGENEEFLKVLPKVKVFKDKGFEVLYLTDRIDEFTLKTLMKYNEKIFKSINDSDLSNLEDEKEKETRENLEKENKTLLEKIKNLLGEKIEEVRLNNNLGSGAVGLASKGEISLEMEKTLSEIPGNENIKAQKILEFNPTHPLFEKIKNISDEDELKDLLYVLYNQSLLIEGLQIENPVEFAEKLNKIISK, encoded by the coding sequence ATGAGAAAACAAACAGAAAATTTTCAAGCAGAGACAAAAGAATTACTAAATCTTATGATACATTCTATATATACAAATAAAGAAATCTTTTTAAGAGAATTAATATCAAATGCTAGTGATGCTATAGATAAATTAAAATTTAAATCTTTAACAGATACAGAACTTTTAAAAGATTCTAAAGATTTTAAAATAGAGATAAAGGTTGATAAAGATAAAAATCAATTAATAATAGAAGACACAGGAATAGGAATGACTTTTAATGAAGTTAATGAAAATATAGGAACAATAGCAAAATCTGGCTCAAAAGCATTTATAGAAAAATTTAAAGAAGCAAAAGAAAATGAACAATTAGATATAATTGGACAATTTGGAGTTGGATTTTATTCAGCTTTTATGGTATCTAGTGATATAACTTTATATACAAAATCTCCTTATAGTGATGTAACTATTAAGTGGTCTTCTAAAGGAGATGGAACTTATGAAATAGAAGAAATAGAAAACTTAGAAGATTTAAAAAGAGGAACTAGAATTGTTTTAACTATTAATGAAGAATCAAAAGAATTTTTAGAAGATTATAAAATAAGAACAGTAGTTAGAAAACATTCAAATTCTATAAAATATCCAATTTATTTTGGTGAAGAGAAGTTAAATGATGAAACACCTCTATGGAAAAAAGATAAAAAAGATATTACAGAAGAACAATATAATGAATTCTATAAAAATACTTTCTATGACCATGAAGACCCTTTATTACATTTTCATTTAAAAGTTCAAGGGTCATTAGAATACACAGCACTTATTTATATTCCAAAAAGAACACCTATGGATTTCTATACAAGAGATTATAAAAGAGGATTACAATTATACACAAAAAATGTATTTATAATGGAAAATGCTGAAAGCTTAATTCCTGAATATTTTAGTTTTATGAAAGGAATAGTTGATACAGATAACCTTTCTTTAAATATTTCAAGAGAGATATTACAACAAGATAATGAACTTATAAAAATTTCTAAAAATATAGAGAAAAAAATAGAAACTGAATTGAAAAAATTGATAAAAGATGATAGAGAAAAATATATAACTTTATGGGAAACATTTGGTCGTACAATAAAATTTGGTGTACAAGATATGTTTGGAATAAATAAAGAAAAATTACAAGATTTACTAATTTTTAAATCATCTTTTGAAGATAAATATACTACATTGAAAGAATATGTTGAAAGAATGAAAGAAGAACAAAAAGAAATCTATTATGTAACAGGAGAAAATGAAGAATTCTTAAAAGTTTTACCAAAAGTAAAAGTGTTTAAGGATAAAGGATTTGAAGTATTATATCTAACAGATAGAATAGATGAATTTACTTTAAAAACTCTTATGAAATATAATGAAAAAATATTTAAATCTATAAATGATTCAGATTTATCTAATTTAGAAGATGAAAAAGAAAAAGAAACAAGAGAAAATTTAGAAAAAGAAAATAAAACTTTATTAGAAAAAATTAAAAACTTATTAGGAGAAAAAATAGAAGAGGTAAGACTTAATAATAATTTAGGAAGTGGAGCTGTTGGTCTTGCGTCTAAAGGAGAGATTTCTCTTGAAATGGAAAAAACATTATCAGAAATTCCTGGAAATGAAAATATTAAAGCTCAAAAAATATTAGAATTTAATCCAACACATCCTTTATTTGAAAAAATTAAAAATATTAGTGATGAAGATGAATTAAAAGATTTATTGTATGTATTATATAATCAATCACTATTAATAGAGGGATTACAAATAGAAAATCCAGTAGAATTTGCTGAAAAATTAAATAAAATAATATCTAAATAA
- the nrdD gene encoding anaerobic ribonucleoside-triphosphate reductase has translation MKVIKRNGDVVAFNKDKIFIVLQKVHKEMPFKNEAVLVEMLDHILNKIKLMKKEKIDIEEIQDIVFKTLCDFGYFCQAQKFERYRTKRSEARLKETDSLFQRIEGILENGDRENSNKNSTLPSVARDLISGEYFRFNVEKSIGKELYEAHRKKTIHWHDSDVEKELTNCCLINVEDMLDHGTRITNTDVETPKSVGTAMNIAMQIMASVSSQQYGGNSIPNFNEVFAKYAKKNFVKNFNDYFEFLYEKEYDDTLELDSANEELKTKYPKVFEKVIKKTAKEIYDACQLFEYQTNSILGSASQTPFSTITFNIPTSWESEQIILAYLKVRQTGLGALKIPAIFPKLSYIVVDGYNLKEGDPYYYITKEVSKCIAHTYYPDLLFYSKEDYDAGKYYARMGCRSRVNHEFQENGKYQQYGRFNFGVITLNLPQIALESLRHKGTDVVETFMKLLEEKKSLMKLGILKRYENVRKLKAKQAPILFQYGAIARLEPNETVEKLLKSDRASVSYGFLGIDDCVRILTDDKQNISKPAGRELGLRIMKEIRKQADEIKEETGLPVSVYGTPAEASIATFFNIDKKNYSDVMPEWLLKREYYTNSFHFSSELPIDAFDKIDVEAPFIKYCNGGNIMYVENGGKTYNSDAILELMRYAHDKGIEYFAVNTVSDVCFECGYTGEISYDEHTTKYKCPQCGNEEGMKMKIQRRCCGYISNYNITHALEGRMKEIKNRAIHVK, from the coding sequence ATGAAAGTTATTAAACGTAATGGCGATGTAGTAGCATTTAATAAAGATAAAATATTTATAGTTTTACAAAAAGTTCACAAAGAGATGCCTTTCAAAAATGAAGCTGTTCTTGTAGAAATGTTAGACCATATATTAAATAAAATAAAATTAATGAAGAAAGAAAAAATAGATATTGAAGAAATACAAGATATTGTATTTAAAACTTTATGTGATTTTGGATATTTTTGTCAAGCTCAAAAATTTGAAAGATATAGAACAAAAAGAAGTGAAGCTAGGTTAAAAGAAACTGATAGTTTATTCCAAAGAATAGAAGGAATATTAGAAAATGGAGATAGAGAAAATTCAAATAAAAATTCTACATTGCCATCAGTTGCTAGAGACCTAATATCAGGAGAATATTTTAGATTTAATGTAGAAAAATCTATTGGTAAAGAGTTATATGAAGCTCACAGAAAAAAAACTATTCATTGGCATGATTCAGATGTAGAAAAGGAATTAACAAACTGTTGTTTAATTAATGTTGAGGATATGTTAGACCATGGAACTAGAATAACAAATACTGATGTAGAAACTCCTAAATCAGTTGGAACTGCTATGAATATCGCAATGCAAATAATGGCTAGTGTTAGTTCGCAACAATATGGAGGAAATTCTATACCTAACTTTAATGAAGTTTTTGCAAAATATGCAAAGAAAAATTTTGTTAAAAACTTTAATGATTATTTTGAGTTTTTATATGAAAAAGAGTATGATGATACATTAGAACTAGATTCAGCTAATGAAGAATTGAAAACAAAATATCCTAAAGTATTTGAAAAAGTTATCAAAAAGACAGCAAAAGAAATTTATGATGCTTGTCAATTATTTGAGTATCAAACAAATAGTATTTTAGGGTCAGCTTCTCAAACTCCATTTTCTACAATAACTTTTAATATTCCTACTTCTTGGGAATCTGAGCAAATAATACTAGCTTACTTAAAAGTTAGACAAACAGGATTAGGAGCTCTAAAAATACCAGCAATTTTCCCTAAACTATCTTATATAGTTGTAGATGGATACAATTTAAAAGAGGGAGACCCATATTATTATATAACTAAAGAAGTTTCTAAATGTATAGCACATACATATTATCCAGATTTATTATTCTATTCTAAAGAAGACTATGATGCAGGAAAATATTATGCAAGAATGGGTTGTCGTTCAAGAGTAAACCATGAATTTCAAGAAAATGGAAAATATCAACAATATGGAAGATTTAATTTTGGTGTTATAACATTAAATTTACCTCAAATAGCTTTAGAATCTTTAAGACATAAGGGAACAGATGTAGTAGAAACATTTATGAAACTATTAGAAGAAAAGAAATCACTTATGAAATTAGGTATTTTAAAAAGATATGAAAATGTTAGAAAATTAAAGGCTAAACAAGCACCTATTTTATTTCAATATGGAGCTATTGCTAGATTAGAACCAAATGAAACAGTAGAAAAATTATTAAAATCAGATAGAGCATCTGTATCATATGGTTTCTTAGGAATAGATGATTGTGTAAGAATACTTACAGATGATAAGCAAAATATATCAAAACCAGCTGGAAGAGAGTTAGGGCTTAGAATAATGAAAGAAATAAGAAAACAAGCTGATGAAATAAAAGAAGAAACAGGATTACCTGTATCAGTTTATGGAACACCAGCAGAGGCTAGTATAGCAACATTCTTTAATATAGATAAGAAAAATTATAGTGATGTAATGCCTGAATGGTTACTAAAAAGAGAATATTATACAAATTCTTTCCATTTTTCATCAGAATTACCAATAGATGCATTTGACAAAATAGATGTAGAAGCTCCATTTATTAAATATTGTAATGGTGGAAATATTATGTATGTTGAAAATGGAGGAAAAACTTATAATTCTGATGCAATATTAGAACTTATGAGATATGCTCATGATAAAGGAATAGAATACTTTGCAGTAAATACAGTATCAGATGTATGTTTTGAATGTGGATATACAGGAGAAATATCTTATGATGAACATACAACAAAATATAAATGTCCACAATGTGGTAATGAAGAGGGAATGAAAATGAAAATTCAAAGAAGATGTTGTGGATATATTTCAAATTATAATATAACTCATGCTTTAGAAGGAAGAATGAAAGAAATAAAAAATAGAGCTATTCATGTAAAATAA